A segment of the Halorubrum sp. BV1 genome:
GTTTCGTCCGTGGGTCGTCAACCGCCTCTGTGTAGCGGTCGTGAATCTCGCTTGGTCCGAGCGGGCCGTGCTCACGAACGATGTCGTAGACAGCCCGCTGATGGGGCGTGAGCGAATCGAGACTTCGTTGTTTAATCTGAGCACGGGCGTCGTCAGCCGAGTCGCGGAGGATGTCGTCAGTAATCTGTTCTTGATTTTCGCGGTCGGCCGTGCTGGCTGCCGTCCGGAGGATGCCGATTGCGAGGCGGGCGTCGCCGGCGGCCGCGTCGGCGATTCGGTAAAGCTGGTCGTCGGTGATGACGTCCTCGTTGAGGCCCCACTTGGCGCGAGCACGCAGAATGTCGTACAGCTGCTCGTCGTGGTACTTGTCCATCCGGACGTGTTCGCTGGAGCGCAGGCGACTCACGAGGCGGTCGTCGACGCGGCTGAACAGCTCCTCTTCCTTGTTCGCGATGCAGATGATCGCGAACTGTGGGAGGCTGTGGAGGTCGTAGATGACGCTGGGGTCTTCGAGCTGGTCGACCTCATCGAGGATGACGACGGTTCGTGCGCCGTCGTGCTGTTGGAGGCGGTCGACGAGTTCGTCGTGGGGCGTCGACTGGCGGTGGATGTCGATGGTCGCGCCGAGGTCGTCGAGGATTTGGTAGAGCGTGCGGAACCGAGTGTAGTTGCGCCAGCAGTTGACGTAGATGGCCTCAACGTCGAGAACTTCTTCCCGAAGTCGTTCCGTGACGAATTTCGAGATACAGGTTTTCCCCGTTCCGCTGGGTCCGGTGACGATAGCTGTGTCGGCTGGTTCTCCGTTCGTGATGGGCTCGAGAACGCTGGAGAGGTGGTTGACTTCGGCGTCGCGATGCTCGACTTCTCGAGGGACGAACCCGGCGCGGAGGACGCGAGCATCGCGGATCATCTGTCTGTGGTCGTCTCATTTTTCGTCTACCCCTAAAAGCGTGACCGGGTCGTTTCCGGAAACGACCCAAGTAACACCACAAGAGCAATCTCAATTCCTACGCTGTCACTCGATTCCTGTTTACGGAAAACTAGGGCTTCCGGGAATTTCCGGAATCGGATCTCAGCCAATAAGCATCTCATCAGATGGGGAAGAACGCGTTACATCAGGGGCCCTAGTCGGCGGCTTTGTACCCGATAGTGTGGCTAAGGCCACCAATTCAAAACACTCCCCACGCCCCGCTCAGCCTCCAGCCGAAACCGGCCCCAGACACGCAGTCCCCTCGGAAATCCTGCTGAAAGAAGCACGAAATAGAGAACCTAACTCCATAGGGTGGACGTTTTTCCACGGCCGTATATTGTCCGTGGATAATGGCGTTTGCGACCTGTCCAAACTGCGGGTATCGGCTGGTGAAGGCGAAACGCCGAGAGATTATTGAGCAGGAACCGAGCTATATTTTCGAGTGCTCCGAATGCGGACACGAATGGTCAAAACCGATTTTGTGACCGTGAAGGCCGATACGTAACAGCACTTCTCTACAGGACTCCACGGGATTGCGCGTCGTGGCCGGCGATTTCTGGTATGTACACACGAAACCACGAATCTCGTGTGAACGAGATATCTTGTAGATCGACCCGGAGATACGCTTTCACTCTTGTTTTCAGAAATGTATGGCTGTGGTAGTTCTGCTGTTCACACGACGGGCAATCCACGAGTAATTTGAAGCTATTGAGGTAAACCGAACTTAACCAACAAACTGAGTGAACTACACCAGATGTTGGTTAAACTCTCTATGGGTATCTAACGGCTTCGTGCTCCCTATCACTTACCCGTCCGGCGTGGCAATCGACGATCTCAGATGGACCTCGGAGACTCGCTGCACCACGACTCAGCTGTAAACCAGGATCTTCCCCCGATGCAGTGCGATGCGTGCGAGTCAGCCCTCCAGTCCCCAGACCGGCATATGCTGTCATTCCTGCTTCTCGACCAGCTTACAGCTCCACTTATCGGCTGTGACGACCACCTACAGCAGTTCGCTTCGACCTGTGGATACACGTCGGAGGCATCCGCTGACCTCCTCAACCACCGGCCTGCTGGCGGCGTGAGCTGTCCCAGTTGCGGCCTCGCAGCACATACGCCACACCAGCCGCTCGTCCCGGTTGGGGACGGTGCTGTCGCGATTCTCACCTGCCCGAAGCATCAAACCGAGATTATCAACCGATTCCATACTGGTCTCGACACACAGCAGCAACTGACAGCCCAAATTAACACGGCTGCCCACCATGACGTTTCATAGCGAGGTTGTTCACTCGTCTGCTAGCATTTCTAGGTCTTCAGACATGTCCGCAGAGCTCCGCCACTGATGCATAGTCCTCGTCATCAAGTGCTAGCAGAAATGCGAGAAGGTCATCTCAAAGAGAAGGCTCACGTTGTCAATGTTTTCCAAATCTATCGATGCGATTTTCGTGAGTTCATCGATTTGGACGAGTGGTGCAGAATCTTTGTCAGCCATTTTGTTCAGGGCTACCGTCACACTGACCCGCGGTAGTCTATCCGCTATTCCCCCCCTCTATATCGAGCGACTGTTTTAGGTTGAACTCTGAATAAAACCTCAGCAGTCCCGGGGTGAAAGTGAAAGACGCCGGTGCTAATCGAGTTCGCCGTACCCGTCCTCACGCATCAATTCTGCCACCTCTTCGACGTTGTTGAACGCCGCGAGAAGCGCATACTCGCGAGCATCCGTCTTCGCGATGTCATCGGCCCCCAATTCCGACGCGAGTTGACTCCGAAACTCCGATTCCTGGGAGACGACCTCGTCGCGTGCGAACAATTCCAGACGGTTGTCTCGCTCGTCTCCGACGTTGCTCCGACGCACGAAGTATGGGTACCTCGACGAACCCTCGCTGGAATTTGACTTCGTTTCCTCCGTGGCCGTCGATGCACCCGGTCGTCCTGCATCATCTCCATTCGGGCCATCGACCGTCACGTCGGTCTCCTCCTCGGTGCTGGTTGCTTCGGACTCTTCGTGTTCCTCGCTAGACTCGGGTTCTGGACTCTTGTCCGAGTCGTCGTCCTCTTCTCCGAAATCGAGGTTGCCAGACCCCTTCTTCATACCCCCCATCAGTTAGTCACCTCAGGCTCTTCACCGAATGAGGGGCGGAGAGTCACATTCTCGTGGTCCTGAATCTCTAGCGTGAGCTCTTCTGGGATGTCCGCATCGAACGTCTCTGTCCCGATGAAGTACGCCAGCGTCCAGAGATCTTCCAGGGTATCTATCTCACGGTCAGGAACGCGGCGCTGGCCCGGTTCAGAAACCATCTTGCCGTCGACCTCGTGGGTCTTCCAGCGTTCTTCGACTACCTTGAACGCCGACCCACGTGCTTCCCACATCTCGTCCATCATACTCTCGCGGTCAGCTATCGAGACTGGCGTCGCGAACTCTTCAGTCCCCTCGAACTTTTGCTGATACTGTTGGTGGGCGTTCGTCTGCCCGACGCCGCTCGGAACCACACAGGAGAGTCCGACTTGGATATCCAGTTTGTCCTCCATGCCAGTGACCAGCTGTTCTAGGCCGTCGAGACTCAGGTTCCCCTTCCCGGCTGGTTTGACAGGCGCAACGAGAGTTCGAAGGGCGTAGATCGCGTTGTAGAGGAGGTCTTCTGCACGCGCGTTCGGGTCGATGAGAACAGCATCATACTCCTTTTGGAGTTCCTCTTGTTCCCAGAGGAGGTTGTAGAGAAGCTCGAACCGCGGGTAGTCCTCTTTGTCCATCCCCTCCATCTGAGCCTCGTAGGATATCTTCTGTTCGAGATTGCTTGTGAAGTCACCGAGCATATCGTGACTCGGGACGACGTCGACGCCTTCACTGCTCGTCTTGATCAGGTCCTTGAATGGCCCCTTTGGTCGCTCCAGAATGTGACGAACGATGTTGTCTGCGTCGGGGTCGCTACGGTCTTCACCGACGTCGAAGAGGGTGGTGAGGTTCCCCTCTTGGGGGTCCAGGTCGATGACGAGAGTATCAAGACCTGCGCGCTGGAACGCATCTGCGAGGTTTCCGGTCGTAGTGGTCTTGTACGTGCCTCCTGATTCGGAGTAGACGACGAGGGATATCATACACTCCTTCTATTTGGGTGCCTGTTACATATATCTGTGTCAGACAATCGGGCCAGCAATCTGCAACAGCAGTCTGTATCAGCCATCTGTAATAGAGGTAATTTATGCTATAGTACGTCCGAGCGGCCCATATGAGTGCATTTCCCGAATATTGGAAATTAAACCCTCTGTCTGGAATTGTTGACTGTAATGGTAGTCTGTAATTTGTCTCTGGGGCCTATTGCTGTAATCTGGCACGCGACCGCGGGACGAGCTGTCTGATACAGATGGGCGTTACAGATATCTGTAACAGCCAGTAGTTACAGCCGTCCGTTACGAACATTCGGTGACGATAGCCAGCTGGGTTCTCTGTGCGGGGCAAGACGGGACAGAGGCCTGTTACAGAAATTCGGTACAGACGCTCGTCTGGAACTTCACGTCCACGGGGCCGGGGCTGACGCTGGATAGAGGCGAGATGCAGAAACCCCTTACAGACGCCTGTAACAGGCAACGTATTCTGGATTGGTTCTGAAGATGTGGATCGGTCTGCTTCAATTCTCGAGAGTTCTAATGCCGAGCAAGGGTTCAACGCCGGCGGTCGAGAGTCACTTTCGAGGGCGAGGCCTCTGTACCCGCTCTTCGTCCATCTCCAGTGGGAAAACGCCGGAGTAGGCTGTTGTAGCCGCTCAAGACCAGCTTTCTCGGGATTTCGCCGTATCTGACGCTACCAACAGAAGTTGAGACTGGTTGTCTCAATGCATACGGCTTTGAGGCGGATCAATCCCAGAATCTATCAATTCCTCTGGGTCCGTCGTAGGCGCTATTCAGGTAATACACTCGGCGGAAGGTTTTCCTTTACCGCTGTCACCGCTTCGCCCGGCGTGTCTAGGTCGAGTCCCGGCACTGTGTACACAGGCAGGTCGACCATCGATTCGAGTACGTCGGGGTTCGTCCGCTCGGCGAGCGTTTCGCCAGCGTAATCGTTGAGGACGACACCGCACACGTCAAGACCGCGCCGTTCGAGAGCCTTGACGGTCAGCGCGCTATGATTGAGCGTGCCGAGTCCCGAGCGTGCGACTACGAGCGTCGGTAACCCGAGATCGGCGGCTAGGTCGACGACCTCCATCCCCTCAGCGAGCGGCACCCGGAGACCGCCAATCCCTTCGACGATACCCGGGTCAGCAGCCTCTAGTTCGCGCCGACAACCCTGTAGGATCTCGTCGTAAGAGAGGGCGACATCTTCTACATCTGCGGCAACTGCCGGGGCAAGCGCGGGTTCGAGATAGCGCAGGCAGACACTGGCGTCCTCGCTTCCCGCGGCTTCGGCGACGAAGCCAGCGTCGTCGTCCGGTGGAAAGCCAGTCTGTGCGGGCTTGATACCGACTGCATCGCGGCCGCGGTCGCGGAGCCAGCCCACGAGGCCGGCAGTGATGACAGTCTTGCCGACACCTGTCCCGGTGCCAAGCACGAAGAAACTCATCGCAGCCCCACCTCCTCGCCGGCGGCCTCGAACGCGTCGAGACAGCGGTTGAGTTGCTCGCGCGTGTGTGCGGCTGTGGGAGCGACGCGCAGCCGTGACATCCCCACCGGAACGGTCGGCGGGCGGATGGCAGGGGCGAGCACCCCGCGGTCGCGGAGCGCTTCATCGAGCGCGACCGCATCCTCCCGGTCTCCGACCAGCACGGGCAGGATGTGGGTCTCACCGAGCACCTCGAAGCCGAGGTCCTCAAACCCCGACCGGAGGTAATCGGCGTGATTCTGGAGCGTCTGGGGCCGGTCCGTCTCCCGTGCGATACGTAGCGCCTCCTGTGCGGCACCCGCCGCAGGCGGGGAGAGCCCGGTCGAGAAGACGAACGAACGGGCCGCATTCGCCAGGTACTCGATGAGCATCTCATTCCCGGCGACGAACCCGCCCTGGGCACCGAGCGCCTTCGAGAGGGTCCCCAACTGGACATGAACCCGATCTTCGAGTCCCAGCTGACCGACCATGCCGCCGTCGTACACGCCCGTCGCGTGGGCTTCGTCGACCATCACCCACGCGCCGTGGCGCTCGGCGGCCGAACATATCATTCTGAGTGGAGCGATGTCGCCATCCATGCTGAATACCGAATCTGTCACGACCAGCCAGGATTCCTCCCCATCTGCTTCGCGGGCACGGCGATCCATGGTCGCCCGGAGGTCGCTGGCGTCACAGTGGTCGTACACCTCGATATCGGCGCCGGAGAGCCGACAGCCGTCGATGATGGAGGCATGGTTGAGTTCGTCGGAGAAGATCGCGTCGGGGGCGAGCGCCGTAATCGTCCCAATGTTGGCGGCGTACCCCGAGGAGAACGC
Coding sequences within it:
- a CDS encoding ParA family protein, with the translated sequence MISLVVYSESGGTYKTTTTGNLADAFQRAGLDTLVIDLDPQEGNLTTLFDVGEDRSDPDADNIVRHILERPKGPFKDLIKTSSEGVDVVPSHDMLGDFTSNLEQKISYEAQMEGMDKEDYPRFELLYNLLWEQEELQKEYDAVLIDPNARAEDLLYNAIYALRTLVAPVKPAGKGNLSLDGLEQLVTGMEDKLDIQVGLSCVVPSGVGQTNAHQQYQQKFEGTEEFATPVSIADRESMMDEMWEARGSAFKVVEERWKTHEVDGKMVSEPGQRRVPDREIDTLEDLWTLAYFIGTETFDADIPEELTLEIQDHENVTLRPSFGEEPEVTN
- the bioD gene encoding dethiobiotin synthase; translated protein: MSFFVLGTGTGVGKTVITAGLVGWLRDRGRDAVGIKPAQTGFPPDDDAGFVAEAAGSEDASVCLRYLEPALAPAVAADVEDVALSYDEILQGCRRELEAADPGIVEGIGGLRVPLAEGMEVVDLAADLGLPTLVVARSGLGTLNHSALTVKALERRGLDVCGVVLNDYAGETLAERTNPDVLESMVDLPVYTVPGLDLDTPGEAVTAVKENLPPSVLPE
- a CDS encoding 8-amino-7-oxononanoate synthase, whose product is MDRGFDLEARLQSREERGLRRDLAPVDRVEPRARRVPDPGADVPAFDADAEEMLVFAANDYLGLAGDARLAEAAARTAHEVGTGAGASRLVVGDTSAHRKLEHALVKSKETERALAFSSGYAANIGTITALAPDAIFSDELNHASIIDGCRLSGADIEVYDHCDASDLRATMDRRAREADGEESWLVVTDSVFSMDGDIAPLRMICSAAERHGAWVMVDEAHATGVYDGGMVGQLGLEDRVHVQLGTLSKALGAQGGFVAGNEMLIEYLANAARSFVFSTGLSPPAAGAAQEALRIARETDRPQTLQNHADYLRSGFEDLGFEVLGETHILPVLVGDREDAVALDEALRDRGVLAPAIRPPTVPVGMSRLRVAPTAAHTREQLNRCLDAFEAAGEEVGLR
- a CDS encoding Cdc6/Cdc18 family protein: MIRDARVLRAGFVPREVEHRDAEVNHLSSVLEPITNGEPADTAIVTGPSGTGKTCISKFVTERLREEVLDVEAIYVNCWRNYTRFRTLYQILDDLGATIDIHRQSTPHDELVDRLQQHDGARTVVILDEVDQLEDPSVIYDLHSLPQFAIICIANKEEELFSRVDDRLVSRLRSSEHVRMDKYHDEQLYDILRARAKWGLNEDVITDDQLYRIADAAAGDARLAIGILRTAASTADRENQEQITDDILRDSADDARAQIKQRSLDSLTPHQRAVYDIVREHGPLGPSEIHDRYTEAVDDPRTKRTVRTYLSKMEQYNLLEAEGTSRDREYSLVDSAAASPMQ